The Vicia villosa cultivar HV-30 ecotype Madison, WI linkage group LG1, Vvil1.0, whole genome shotgun sequence genome includes a region encoding these proteins:
- the LOC131631621 gene encoding uncharacterized protein LOC131631621, whose product MLHLRGFPYPNNLSSTPKCHLLLLKPHSFTAAAATTTADSDKKSFTISYLTNNCGLSPQDALKVSKRFTFETPEKPNSVITFFKTQGFSDDQIQSIIRRNPQLILSNPIKTILPKLQFLASKGASPTDIVATVTGSPYFLTSSSLKRIIQTFELVRTFCPSDQKAITSIIAYPSFVCDMRVKPNLQFLLVSGVNRSGIYHLLRSRPSVICSTDLRKAVEEIKELGFHPLKYNFCVALLAKRGISKSLWDTKVDALKSWGCSEDVILDAFKRQPYFMLRSSDKLNAVMQFWVKELEWDPSVLMAAPELFGLSLEKRLVPRASVVRYLLSKGLIKKSARLYTPFKISDVLFMKKYVDCYEEEEASKLLRLYQGKDASI is encoded by the coding sequence ATGTTGCATCTAAGAGGTTTTCCTTACCCCAACAATCTTTCTTCAACCCCAAAATGTCATCTTCTTCTCCTCAAACCCCACTCTTTCACCGCCGCCGCCGCCACAACCACTGCAGATTCAGATAAAAAATCTTTCACCATATCTTACCTCACTAACAATTGTGGTTTATCTCCACAAGATGCTCTCAAAGTATCCAAACGATTTACTTTCGAAACCCCCGAAAAACCCAATTCCGTCATCACCTTCTTCAAAACCCAAGGCTTCTCCGATGACCAGATACAATCCATTATTCGCAGGAATCCTCAGCTCATCCTTTCCAACCCCATCAAAACCATTCTCCCTAAGCTTCAATTTTTAGCTTCCAAAGGCGCTTCTCCCACCGACATAGTCGCCACCGTCACCGGAAGCCCCTATTTCCTAACATCAAGTAGCCTCAAACGCATTATTCAAACTTTTGAATTGGTAAGAACTTTCTGTCCCTCTGATCAAAAAGCTATTACTTCAATCATTGCCTATCCATCTTTCGTTTGTGATATGCGAGTGAAACCAAATCTTCAATTTTTACTCGTTTCCGGTGTCAATCGTTCaggcatttatcatttgcttcgtTCTAGACCTTCTGTAATTTGTTCTACTGATTTGAGAAAGGCTGTGGAGGAGATTAAGGAATTAGGGTTTCATCCTTTAAAGTACAATTTTTGTGTGGCGTTACTTGCCAAGAGGGGTATCTCTAAATCACTATGGGATACTAAAGTTGATGCCTTGAAGAGTTGGGGTTGTTCtgaagatgtgattcttgatgcCTTTAAAAGACAGCCTTACTTTATGCTACGGTCATCGGATAAACTCAATGCGGTGATGCAATTTTGGGTCAAAGAGCTTGAATGGGATCCTTCCGTGCTCATGGCAGCACCTGAACTATTCGGACTTAGTCTAGAGAAAAGGCTTGTTCCAAGGGCTTCAGTCGTCCGGTATCTGTTATCCAAAGGTTTGATTAAGAAGAGTGCTAGATTGTATACACCGTTTAAAATCTCTGATGTGTTGTTCATGAAAAAGTATGTGGATtgttatgaagaagaagaagcgtcTAAGCTATTAAGGCTATATCAGGGGAAGGATGCTAGCATATAG